In Zingiber officinale cultivar Zhangliang chromosome 11B, Zo_v1.1, whole genome shotgun sequence, a single window of DNA contains:
- the LOC122033459 gene encoding U-box domain-containing protein 38-like: MGDPVVLATTGWTFERSCILACLDLGIVPPELSLQHPSSSSFTSLPSSTPVLIPNVTLKSAILHWCEGRGLPRPLPIPPDAARALVGHLICPDSPSSTLGVASRSPPGELASGDCGGKEKDKVLRTSSLRLVLENKKDQCLKVSASSSRSMGKEDDELGLKSSEIDINFKENSPFFSLPSTTSSSTYHTSSSSLSSPSLEIENTKSAILTSSDILSPTISEIDAFEDEILAKLTEDDIKEQEFIAVFLRHATREDRFCRIKLCSRRLLAALRSMVLSRCAAVQINAVAVVVNLSLEPDNKVSIVRCGVVLPLIDVLRHGRPEAQEHAAAAFFSLALEEENRVIIGSLGAIPPLLVLFACPSSAGLRTRRDAGKALYYLSLSDPNRPKIAQSAGAARALLAVASAGGDEETATAIQASPRRLGPGLQRLAMRVISHLAACSEGRSALMDAEAVPAVVALMKSEAAVAMEEHCVAALFGMSRDRYRFPRLARAAEAEQMLMRVAEGGSDDVRRRMARKTLRAIRREDDEETAPAPTTGPSAEDGNRVANSDWLVSFRSGYTAAGNGSNKSAVAYKQ; this comes from the coding sequence ATGGGGGACCCTGTCGTCCTCGCCACCACAGGGTGGACCTTCGAGCGGAGCTGCATCCTTGCCTGCCTCGACCTCGGCATCGTCCCTCCCGAACTCTCCCTCCAacacccttcttcttcctccttcactTCGTTGCCCTCTTCGACGCCCGTGCTGATCCCCAACGTCACTCTCAAATCCGCCATCCTCCACTGGTGCGAGGGCCGTGGTCTCCCCCGCCCTCTCCCCATCCCTCCCGATGCCGCCCGCGCCCTAGTCGGCCACCTCATATGCCCCGATTCCCCTTCTTCCACTCTCGGGGTTGCTTCTCGTTCTCCTCCTGGTGAATTGGCTTCCGGTGATTGCGgtggaaaagaaaaagataaagtcTTGCGGACGAGCTCGCTCCGTCTCGTTCTGGAGAACAAAAAGGATCAATGCTTGAAAGTTTCGGCGTCATCTTCTAGATCAATGGGTAAAGAAGACGACGAATTGGGGTTGAAATCGAGTGAAATAGATATCAATTTCAAGGAAAACTCTCCTTTTTTTTCGCTGCCCTCCACCACCAGCTCCTCAACTTATCacacttcttcctcttccttatcctctccctctcttgagATCGAGAACACAAAATCTGCGATCTTGACTTCCTCAGACATTTTGTCTCCTACTATTTCCGAAATCGATGCTTTCGAAGATGAGATCCTGGCGAAGTTGACGGAGGACGACATTAAGGAGCAGGAGTTCATAGCTGTTTTCCTCCGCCATGCCACCAGAGAGGATCGCTTCTGCCGGATCAAACTCTGTAGCCGCAGGCTACTCGCTGCCCTCCGCTCCATGGTCCTCTCTCGCTGTGCCGCTGTCCAGATTAACGCCGTCGCCGTCGTCGTGAACCTGTCGCTGGAGCCAGACAATAAAGTTTCAATTGTGCGTTGTGGTGTGGTCTTGCCGCTCATAGACGTGCTCAGGCACGGCCGGCCAGAGGCCCAAGAGCACGCCGCCGCCGCCTTCTTCAGTCTTGCTCTTGAGGAAGAGAACAGGGTGATCATTGGTTCCCTAGGCGCCATCCCGCCGCTGCTTGTCCTGTTTGCGTGCCCGTCCAGTGCCGGCCTCCGCACTCGTCGCGACGCCGGGAAGGCACTCTACTACCTCTCCCTCTCAGATCCTAATCGTCCCAAGATCGCACAAAGCGCCGGTGCTGCGCGTGCGCTTCTCGCCGTTGCGTCGGCGGGTGGAGATGAGGAGACAGCGACAGCGATTCAAGCCTCGCCACGGAGGCTGGGCCCTGGCCTGCAACGACTGGCGATGAGGGTGATTAGTCACCTGGCGGCCTGCAGTGAGGGGCGCAGCGCGCTGATGGATGCCGAGGCTGTCCCGGCGGTGGTGGCCTTAATGAAGAGTGAGGCGGCGGTGGCAATGGAGGAGCACTGCGTAGCGGCTCTCTTTGGAATGAGCCGGGACCGATACAGGTTTCCACGTTTGGCCAGGGCAGCGGAGGCAGAGCAGATGCTAATGAGGGTGGCAGAGGGGGGGAGCGACGACGTCCGGAGAAGAATGGCTAGGAAAACGCTTCGGGCGATAAGGAGGGAGGACGATGAGGAGACGGCGCCGGCTCCGACGACAGGCCCCTCCGCTGAAGATGGCAACAGAGTCGCGAATTCGGATTGGTTGGTGTCGTTTCGGAGCGGTTACACGGCCGCTGGTAATGGATCCAACAAGTCGGCCGTTGCATATAAACAATAA